A single genomic interval of Schistocerca americana isolate TAMUIC-IGC-003095 chromosome 2, iqSchAmer2.1, whole genome shotgun sequence harbors:
- the LOC124596437 gene encoding protein hunchback-like yields the protein MNTTAAAPAPPLFPMAVSSAGPAWHLPHFSPSTTAHVKQEPSDGEAADRHDDSGISPGRSASASGSSGGPSPEREDPGPSQHHHYFQHQQQLLSSPPPNPNGHYLERLDNTPSQTQHNAYYYNHHHHQQQNGRGQPLPQEPYYQQQQQLLQQQQQQQQQQQQQQQQQQQQQQQQEQQEQQEQSDSSAQFHLGSPAREPLARAVPQSPQLRTPPPAGSAQTKQEPASPLEGSSSPGQPPQASCAASQADENSSSSSHYSTEGEGALRRLQAAVETMGMVNGSADGGTTYECPVCTVRTQDKEQFQAHLGTHYEPRCPSCDHVASTVENLRAHMREAHALSPPQDDPAETKINSQGRVKTFRCKQCGFVAVTKLEFWKHSRLHIKAEKLLTCNRCPFVTEYKHHLEYHLRNHSGWKPFHCDKCDYQCVNKSMLNSHLKSHSNIYQYRCADCTYATKYCHSLKLHLRKYHHTPDVVLNPDGSPNPLPIIDVYGTRRGPKQRPRTTTPKKKFAATPPSASAPSPAPPQPQAAVQPRQPLPPPPAPRAAAPPQGAAALPPFAPAAFAPLVRPGGAVFPFGNVGLVPSMPAFPYNPVPHNASDAAGYDAYYAAAHSSGFPFFVNNNNDNESPQDAEAKMQDYMARILVATQLQVPNVPLPQASTPLPDPLDLTKPESPSPAAVRSPTPTPSTSTAVSALPLEDEPMPVPVPAAPSATKHRRKGKAYKLERIAMKLQYHADDDSAEDEPERKLLKAELPLDPEPEKEPQPSSDRPDSSEAEADDGEDSSEAQRDFFCEHCEITFRDVIMYSLHKGYHGLKNPFTCNACGKETADRVEFFVHIARSPHS from the exons ATGAACACGACAGCCGCCGCCCCCGCACCTCCGCTCTTTCCTATGGCTGTGTCAAGTGCGGGACCCGCCTGGCATCTGCCGCACTTCTCTCCCAGCACCACCGCCCACGTC AAGCAAGAGCCTTCTGATGGCGAGGCCGCGGATCGGCACGACGACTCCGGCATCTCGCCCGGGCGCAGCGCCAGTgccagtggcagcagcggcgggccTTCGCCAGAGCGCGAGGATCCCGGACCCTCGCAACATCACCACTACTTCCAGCACCAGCAACAGCTGCTGTCGTCTCCGCCACCAAACCCGAACGGCCACTACTTGGAGCGGCTGGACAATACGCCGTCCCAGACACAGCACAACGCTTACTActataatcaccaccaccaccagcagcagaatGGCCGCGGACAACCCCTGCCGCAGGAGCCATactaccagcagcagcaacagctgcttcagcagcagcagcagcagcagcaacaacaacaacaacaacaacaacaacaacaacaacaacagcagcagcaggaacagcagGAGCAGCAGGAACAATCAGACAGTTCTGCACAATTCCATCTTGGCAG CCCCGCACGCGAGCCGCTGGCACGGGCCGTCCCGCAGTCTCCGCAACTGCGGACGCCGCCGCCAGCGGGCAGCGCGCAGACCAAGCAGGAGCCGGCCAGCCCGCTGGAAGGCAGCTCGTCGCCTGGCCAGCCGCCGCAAGCGTCCTGCGCCGCCTCGCAGGCTGACGAAAACTCGTCTAGCTCGTCACACTACTCCACGGAAGGCGAGGGCGCCCTGCGGCGACTGCAGGCGGCTGTCGAGACGATGGGAATGGTCAACGGCAGCGCAGACGGCGGCACCACCTACGAATGTCCCGTCTGCACCGTGCGCACCCAAGACAA GGAGCAGTTCCAAGCTCACCTGGGAACGCACTACGAGCCGCGGTGTCCTTCCTGCGATCACGTGGCGTCCACTGTAGAGAATCTACGCGCACACATGCGTGAGGCGCACGCGCTGTCGCCGCCGCAAGATGACCCAGCTGAGACCAAAATAAATTCCCAG GGCCGCGTGAAGACTTTCCGGTGCAAGCAGTGTGGCTTCGTGGCTGTGACGAAACTGGAGTTCTGGAAGCACTCTCGCTTGCACATCAAAGCGGAGAAGCTGTTGACGTGCAACCGGTGCCCCTTCGTGACCGAGTACAAGCACCACCTCGAGTACCACCTGCGCAACCACTCGGGCTGGAAGCCATTCCACTGCGACAAGTGTGACTACCAGTGCGTCAACAAGTCGATGCTCAACTCGCATCTCAAGTCGCACTCCAACATATACCAGTACCGGTGCGCCGACTGCACCTACGCCACCAAGTACTGCCACTCTCTGAAGCTGCACCTGCGCAAGTACCACCACACGCCGGACGTGGTGCTCAACCCGGACGGCTCGCCCAACCCGCTGCCCATCATAGACGTTTACGGCACGCGGCGCGGACCGAAACAGCGGCCTCGCACCACCACGCCGAAAAAGAAGTTTGCGGCCACGCCGCCGTCGGCATCTGCGCCCTCTCCGGCGCCTCCGCAGCCGCAAGCAGCCGTCCAACCGCGGCAGCCGCTGCCCCCGCCGCCAGCGCCTCGCGCTGCCGCGCCGCCCCAGGGTGCGGCTGCACTGCCGCCGTTCGCGCCCGCAGCCTTCGCGCCGTTGGTGCGGCCGGGAGGAGCCGTCTTCCCGTTCGGCAACGTGGGCCTCGTGCCGTCTATGCCGGCCTTCCCGTACAACCCGGTGCCGCACAACGCGTCCGACGCCGCCGGCTACGACGCCTACTACGCCGCGGCGCACAGCAGCGGCTTCCCGTTCTTCGTCAACAATAACAACGATAACGAGAGCCCTCAGGACGCAGAGGCCAAGATGCAGGACTACATGGCGCGCATTCTCGTGGCTACGCAGCTGCAGGTTCCCAACGTGCCGCTGCCGCAGGCCAGTACTCCGCTGCCGGACCCGCTGGATCTGACAAAGCCAGAGTCTCCCTCGCCGGCAGCTGTCAGATCGCCGACACCTACGCCGTCTACGTCGACGGCTGTCTCTGCCCTGCCACTCGAGGATGAGCCGATGCCGGTGCCCGTCCCGGCGGCTCCTTCCGCGACCAAGCACCGCCGGAAGGGCAAGGCTTACAAACTGGAGCGCATTGCCATGAAGCTGCAGTACCACGCGGATGACGACAGCGCAGAGGACGAGCCAGAACGGAAGCTGTTGAAGGCGGAACTCCCACTCGATCCCGAGCCAGAGAAGGAACCGCAGCCCTCGAGCGACCGTCCAGATTCTTCGGAGGCAGAGGCGGACGACGGAGAAGACAGTTCGGAAGCTCAGCGTGACTTCTTCTGCGAGCACTGCGAAATCACTTTCCGCGACGTCATCATGTACTCTTTGCACAAGGGCTACCACGGCCTCAAAAACCCTTTCACCTGCAACGCCTGCGGTAAGGAGACTGCAGACCGTGTCGAGTTCTTTGTTCACATTGCTCGCTCGCCCCATTCCTAA